In Salarias fasciatus chromosome 9, fSalaFa1.1, whole genome shotgun sequence, the genomic stretch TCAGAGCAGCTTTAGCAGTAAAACATGGAGATGAGCCagctggtcataatgttttggctgactGGTGTATGTCAGCTTCATATAATCTTTGGGCAGCTTTCAATAATCGGTGAGTAAAGAGTACAGTTGAACCACGTATCGTGAAATGTACCGACCTGAGTCTGTTGAGGGCGTCGATGCTTCTTAAACCACCTGAAAGTCGTCCGGAAGTGAAAATATCCTTGAAGTGAGAAGAAATCAAGACTGAGGTCAAACCAGCAAACCaataacagctgctgctgtcagatgaTTTTGTTGAAGGTACTGAccagacagagaaaaccagGTAGATGAACACAAAGCTGATGCTCACTGAAATGATAATCACTGAAGGATCAAGGCTTCCTGTTTGGAGCAAAAAGCAAATCGCACTAAGATGAACATTATTACATGACTGAGAGTCTTTCAGTGTTGAAATAGATCCTGCTCTACCAGCAGGAAAAGACTGAGGGGGTTGAAGAGGAGATTTTTTTCACTTAGTCATAGTTCTGAAAAAGACAGATCTGAACCTCTTTCTGAACCAGCAACTGTTCAATATTCAAATTAACAGGAGAAGGTTTGTCTTCTGGGTTTGACTGGTACTTGATGTGAAGCGACTTGTAGCAAAACCACTGCTGGTAAATGAGGCAAACAGGCTCTGAACCAGGAAACACAGGCACCTGGAACTCTGCTAAACCTGAGGGGGCCACAGAATATCAACTCAGAGAAGACCAAACCCCCagtccaggaggaaccagaggaaggAACCACAGGTGACTCCTTCCTGGGGTGActttcaactctaaaactaccacgTCCAGGAGAATCTGAGCTGGGAGTCATGGCAGTCTGGAGGCAAACGTTGTTATTGTCCTTctgaagaactatttactgcaACTGTGATGCACATGTACAGTGGCAGCGGTTCTTCTGACGACACAGAGTTGAAGCGTTATTGAAAAGTTCCATGTTGGCagccattttaaaaaaaagttgcatcttcAGTATGTATTATAAGGTCAGATGAAGTACCAGACCACAGTGGTGTCGTCCCTTTTACCTGTTTTGTTCACATGAATCCATGATGACGTCTGATTACCCAGAGCATTTTCAGGCACACAGTAAAAACTTGCTGGATCTGTTATGTCGGCCACATTGAAGCTGTAAAAGTCTCCTTCAGACACTCTGATGGCTCCATGGTCGCTGTTCTTGAaccaggtgaagctgctgacggcaggtttggctctgctggagcaggtcagGTTCACCCAGCtccctgatggactgatggaggctgtcGTGTCTTTAGGAGCATCTGAGGGAAAAATAAGACTCAGATTAACTTGATtcatcagaaacatctgaactgtgatgAGCGGACAGGATCACTCACATGAAACACTGAGAGTTAACTCTGTCTCAggtgttttcacagcttctcctccatcaacaggatacacagcagagcagctgaggttGACTCCATCatgtgtgtctgacagagtgAGGTTCTTCTGGATCTGAGTGCTGAAGGTTCCGTCTGTGTTTTGCTCAGTTTGGCTGTGAGCGTCTTGTTggaggctccaggtgagttGAGGAGGGGAGTGTGGACAGGGAGTGAGAGCTGAGCAGGTTATCGTGAcagactccttctccttcaggtccTTCAGATCACCTGAGACTTCTAATCTGGGCCTCGGAGGAGAATCTACAGTTTCACATGAAACACAGATTTAATGCATTTtatgaaaaacatgcatgtaacAACGGTTCtttgaatcccggatgaccacCAGAAGACGATGCcgaaagcactgaatgttcctTTCATGCAGTTCGAGCATGCTTACCAACAAAGTCACCTGGGTGACCCTGGGAAGGTATTAAGTTCCATTTGGACCACAGGCTCACCTCCTGCAGAATCTTCTCATGTGATAACGtggattctgagtgacagagcaCTCTGGcggattcatagaaccatagttacattcATAGCTGTTGACACTGTTGATCATGATATTCTACTGcagagactagaatatactATTGGGATTAgaggttcagcattaaactggtttcaatcatatttaacagaggTTCCACTTTCTTAATGTTCATGACGATTCTTCAGACTggatcaaagttaaatatggagtcccacagggttctgttttatgACCTGTACTCTTTAtacacattatacatgcttcctaaAGGGAACATCACCAGGAAACACTCTATTAagttccactgttatgcagatgatacacagatctccctatccctgaaaccagatgacaccgataaacttgtcaaattagaagcttgtcttaatgacataaaaacctgaaggagtcataattttctcctgttaaattcagataaaacagaatttattttatttggcccaaaacacctgagagaaaaaaaaatgatcaaatcaaaTACTGACCCTAGATGACAGGGCCGGTCCGTCCTACAGGCGAAACAATAGCCTGCCTGGGGCGTCACgtactggggggggggcattgtgGCCGTAAAAGGGACGCCCTGACGGTCCGTGTGAGCATCAGTTTGCTCGGCATCGCTCGGAAtcgttgccccccccccccaacaactcTCGGCACGGGCCGTTCGTGCCGGGCTCGCCTGGGGCACCAGAGACGCCCGGACCAGCCCTGCTAGATG encodes the following:
- the LOC115394654 gene encoding sialic acid-binding Ig-like lectin 9; this translates as MLLLLSVFFLPAVLVHCAVKEARLLITAPKSLEAVTGSCLMIPCRFRPASEEEFDNKRKIVAVWIKDDSNFKDHPDRIVFNSSNAVNYPYISIIGDLKERNCTTKFNRFKLLNTTKFFFRIENESYKATAISDPVLIKLKDSPPRPRLEVSGDLKDLKEKESVTITCSALTPCPHSPPQLTWSLQQDAHSQTEQNTDGTFSTQIQKNLTLSDTHDGVNLSCSAVYPVDGGEAVKTPETELTLSVSYAPKDTTASISPSGSWVNLTCSSRAKPAVSSFTWFKNSDHGAIRVSEGDFYSFNVADITDPASFYCVPENALGNQTSSWIHVNKTGKRDDTTVVWYFI